The following is a genomic window from Palaeococcus ferrophilus DSM 13482.
CCTCGACATGGACGGGCATCTTATCATGGTGATCCACGAGGTGGAGGGGTTCTGATGGTCGAGCTGTTCTTTTTCGGCGTTGGCGAGGGATCATCAAGGAAAGCGATAGAAAGCTTTGCTCCTCGCAAGTTCAACGTCATGATCAATTACGCCAGCGCGGTCAAGCCGGTTCCAAAAAACGTCAACAAGCTCTTCATCGACAGTGGGGGCTATAGCTTCTTCTTCAAGCTCAGAGAGTATCCTGATCCGCACGAGAAGTATCTTGAATTCGTGCTGAAAAAGAACGCGGACTTCTTCGCGAACAGAGACTATCCATGCGAGCCAGAGGTTCTCCGCCAGACTTGCCGCACCGTCATGGAGAACCAGCTCAAGACTATCGAGAATCAAATCGCAATACAGGATCTCATTGAGGATCAGTATCCTGAGCTGAAAGACCGCTTCGTCGCAGTGGTCCAGGGATGGACGCTCGACGACTACCTGCGCATGCTCGATGAGATGAAAAGTCAGGGGCTTCTCACGAGGCTAATTGGTATTGGTTCAGTCTGCAGGCGTGGGCAGGAAAAACAGATTCGGCGCATTATCACTGCTCTTCGTGCAGAGCTCCCGCGTAAGTACGGGCTACATGCTTTTGGGGTGAAGTTCAGCGCTCTGAAGTACAAAGACGTGTGGGACGCGTTATACTCGGCAGATAGCCTCGCGTACAGGTATGGCATTGACAGAGTCAAGGATCCGCGGCCGATTCCAGAACAGATCAAAGAATCTCTTGCGAAGTGGATCAGCCGGCTTGATGCCCTCGCGACGACCCACTCAAATCAGCTGAGCCTCATGGAGGTGATATGATGGCCTCACGGACTGCTTTCGTCTATGATTCCTCTCTTCCTCTCCACCAGCTTGAGACGTTCTTCATTCGCCACAGCAAGGACGTCTTCAACCGGCTGGAGTTCAGCCGCGCCCTCGAAGCGGCCAGGGCGCTCTCTGATCAAAAGCACTTCGTGAAGGTCATGGACATTGACGCGCTCGTGGTCGTGGATAACGTCATCAGGGCGGGCTTTGAGATCAAGACGCTCCGGGAGAGCGTGGTGAACTACCGCGACGCTAACGGGTGGTATGTGAAGGTGAACGGCACTCAGTACAAGACTTACATGGATTTCGTAGCAAAGACGGGCATTGATGTCTATTACCTCATTCGCGTGCAGGGCTGGAGTGGGGTTTATTTCTACTTGTGGAGCGTCAAGCGGGCGCCGGTTCGCTTTGAGTGGCTTGGGAGCAGGGAGCACGAGACTTATGACTACTATGCTCTCATCAGGCGGGAGAAGGTGGCGAAGCTCGATGAGGAAGAGCTCGCGAAAACACTCAGAGACATTCTACTCGGGAGGTGACGGGGCGATGACTCTTAATTTTCATACGAAAGTTAACAGCGATAATAACAGCATCGCGTTATTATCATTTTTCCCAAACTATCTTTCGCCGACAATCAAGGGTATTCGCCGGAAAACCGGGGATAATATACACCACCCGTACCTATTCCCCCCAACTCCCGAAGCGTCCTGGACGGTGAAAAATATGAATGTTGTAAACGAAATAATAGGGGTGGTATAATGCCACGCAAACGGAAGTTTCCCGACTATGTTTCGATCCGAGTTCCCGTATACCAACCGCCGAACAGCGTTCTCGAACTCCTCTTCGATGGCAAGACTCTAGAGATAGCCAAGAGGGTCATCACATACCTCAAGCAGAACGGCGGCCTCTTCAAAGATGAGTATCAGGAGGCCCTCGGCGTGGACGGTGCTGATAAGGTCATATACTTCAGAGTCATGAAGAAGCTCCTGGCCCTCGGCATGGTGAGGGAGGATGCTGGAGTGTACAAGCTGGACGAGCGCTTCTCTGAAAGAATGGAAAACTTGGCCAAGATGTGGAAGTTCGAGATTGGCAAAGTCGCTGAGCTCTGGTGATGCCTCATGACCGCAATGGCTATATCCAGTCCGCAGTTAGTATTTCAGTGTAGTCACATGTGGCCACGTGTGGCCACACAATATTGGGCGGAGGAGGGCATTGAAATGGCTAAAAGAAAGCCTAAAAGAGCACGTATACCAATCCATATTACGCTGAGTCCGCAGGTCATCGAACTCATGGATAAGGCCACTTATAACAGGAGCCGTTACATAGAAGACGCCATTCTAATGAGGCTTTCACACGAGGGACGGTTTTTCAAAAGCGAAGGACAATTGTGGAGCCCCGGGCGGGATTTGAACCCGCGGCCTGCGGATTACAAGTCCGCCGCCCCGCCAGGCTAGGCTACCGGGGCACCCGATGAGAAAGAGAGGAGAAGCGTATATAAAATTTTCGCAGCTAAAGGTGCTCCTCCAGGAACTTCTTCACCCTGGCCTTCCACTCTCCGGGGCGGGAGTTGAGCGTCCTGACGTGGGCCGCATCCGTGACCCATAACTCCACTGTGGGGTTTATCCTCCTGTTGCGCTCGTAGAACTCCCCCACTTCCTCAACCTTAACGAGCGGGTCCTTTTCTCCTGCTATGAGGAGGAGGGGCTTCCTGACCTTGTCGGCGTACTCTATCGGGTGGACTTCCTTTCCGCCGCTGAAGAGCTTCGTTAAGGGCTTAACGAAGATGTAGAGCCACTCCGGTAGTTTAGCGAAGTACTTCAAACCGCGCGCCCCGGTCCTGTCGAGATTCATCGGCGGACTGTCAGCGACGCCGCAGCAGACCTCTGGAATTTCTGCAAGCGAGCGGATTGTCACCATAGCGCCCATCGAGAAGCCGATGAGTCCGATTTTGCTCGCTTTCTCTGGGTGGTTCTCCCCCAACCACCTAACGGCCGCCTTGATATCGAGCAGCTCCCTATCCCCCACCGTCGTGTACTTACCCTCGCTCTTTCCGTGGGCGCGGAAGTCAAAGACGAGGACGTTGTAGCCCTCCTTCAGGAGGAACTCCACAGTCGGCTTCATGTAGAGCGAATACCACCTGCTCGCGGTGTAACCGTGGAGGGGTATGACGGTTTTATCGCTCCCGTTGTCAATCCACCAGCCGCTCAGCTTAAGGCCGTCTTCCGTTTCGAAGGTTACGTCCTCGTAGTCGAAGCCGAGGTCCTTCGGCGTCCACTCCTCGATCAACCTCGGGGGTTTCACCATCTTGTAGGCGACGAAGACAAGGAACGCGATAAAGACGAAGACTACAACCAGGATAACCTGCCATATCATTCTTCTCCCTCCAACTCCTTTAAGATTTCCTTAAATCTCCCCTCAAGGGGAGGGAGGTCTTTAACAATGGTTACCCACACAATCTCCGGGTTGATTCCAAAATATCCGTGGATGACCCTGTCCCGCATCGCGGCCATTGCCCTCCAGGGTACGTCAGGATACTTCTCCCGTATCTCCTTGGGAACACCCTTGGAAGCTTCACCTATGATTTCGATGCACCTGAGAACCGCATATATCGTCTTTTCATCTTTCACGAAATCTTGGAGGCTCATTCCTTCTGTAAACTCCCTAGCCTTTCTGATGTTTTCCAGTATGTCACGGATATAGAGGCGGTAGTCCCTCATATCTTAATGGCCTCCTTTGAAACGCTCTCCCAGAGCTCTTTTCTGAGTGACTTTTTTGGTATAAGATCAACTTTTACTCCAAGAAGGTCTGAAAGTTCCGTCTGAAGTTTTGCGATCGTGAGGAGTCCAACTGGCTCTTTGAACTCCACGAGGATATCAACGTCGCTGGATTCTCCTGCCTCCTCCCTAGCGTAGGAACCAAAGATCTCAATATCAATGACACCATATTTTTCTTCAAGCTCTCTCCTGTGATCCTTTAATATTGAGATGATTTCGGGGAGGGCTTTCATAGGTCTCACCAAAAAAGATGGAAAAAATAATTTATTTAACCTTTCTCACCTCGAGCTCCCTCATGCTCCATATCAGGGGCATCGCGAGGAACACAAGGATTGCCCCCACTGGGAAGAGGATGCGGTAGTTGCCGCCCGCGAGGTCAACTATGGCCCCACCGATAGTACCCGCCAGCAGAACGGGGATTGACTTGGTGGCCTCGTAGACACCGTAGTACCTGCCCGTAAAGGCCTCCCTCTCAAACCTGGTGAGGAGGTCACCCACCACGGGGTAAGAGGCCGCTATGAGGGCCCCCCATCCAATTCCGGCTATGAGGAGTGCCGCGTAGATTTGTCCCTCCGTGTGGATGAACCACCCCCACAGGAGGGGGAGGGCGAAGATAAAACCGCCCAGGATTATGCTGAGCCTCCTTCCCACCTTATCGTAGATGTAGCCTCCGGGGAGTGAACCTATGAGGACGGCAACGTTGAAGAGGGCCATGAGGTAAAGGCCCATCGAGGTCACCGCGTCAATGTTCTCAGGGGTTGCGCTGCCCTTCAGGATGAACGCTATAATACCATAAAGGAATATGGCTATGAA
Proteins encoded in this region:
- a CDS encoding deazapurine DNA modification protein DpdA family protein, coding for MVELFFFGVGEGSSRKAIESFAPRKFNVMINYASAVKPVPKNVNKLFIDSGGYSFFFKLREYPDPHEKYLEFVLKKNADFFANRDYPCEPEVLRQTCRTVMENQLKTIENQIAIQDLIEDQYPELKDRFVAVVQGWTLDDYLRMLDEMKSQGLLTRLIGIGSVCRRGQEKQIRRIITALRAELPRKYGLHAFGVKFSALKYKDVWDALYSADSLAYRYGIDRVKDPRPIPEQIKESLAKWISRLDALATTHSNQLSLMEVI
- a CDS encoding alpha/beta hydrolase, which translates into the protein MIWQVILVVVFVFIAFLVFVAYKMVKPPRLIEEWTPKDLGFDYEDVTFETEDGLKLSGWWIDNGSDKTVIPLHGYTASRWYSLYMKPTVEFLLKEGYNVLVFDFRAHGKSEGKYTTVGDRELLDIKAAVRWLGENHPEKASKIGLIGFSMGAMVTIRSLAEIPEVCCGVADSPPMNLDRTGARGLKYFAKLPEWLYIFVKPLTKLFSGGKEVHPIEYADKVRKPLLLIAGEKDPLVKVEEVGEFYERNRRINPTVELWVTDAAHVRTLNSRPGEWKARVKKFLEEHL
- a CDS encoding HepT-like ribonuclease domain-containing protein, encoding MRDYRLYIRDILENIRKAREFTEGMSLQDFVKDEKTIYAVLRCIEIIGEASKGVPKEIREKYPDVPWRAMAAMRDRVIHGYFGINPEIVWVTIVKDLPPLEGRFKEILKELEGEE
- a CDS encoding nucleotidyltransferase family protein, producing MKALPEIISILKDHRRELEEKYGVIDIEIFGSYAREEAGESSDVDILVEFKEPVGLLTIAKLQTELSDLLGVKVDLIPKKSLRKELWESVSKEAIKI